In Pseudomonas coleopterorum, the genomic window CCTGCTGGCGGCTCTGCGTGGCAGCAAGCAGAAGATCATCGTGTTTCTGGTGAGCGTCACCACTCTGGTCACGGTGTTCGGCACCTTGATGTACGTGGTCGAAGGTCCGCAGAACGGCTTCGCCAACATTCCCACGGGCATCTACTGGGCCATCGTCACGCTGACCACGGTCGGTTACGGCGATATCGTACCGATCACGCCGATCGGCCAGGTGCTCTCGGCGATGGTGATGATCACCGGTTACTCGATCATCGCCGTGCCCACCGGCATCTTCACCGCCGAACTGGCCAACGCCATGCGCAGCGAAGGCCTGCAGCACGAGTGCGGGGTGTGCCACAAAAGCAGCCACGAACAGACAGCCTCGTTCTGCTCCCAGTGTGGCAATGCGCTGTTCAAGAAAGCGCTATAAGCACCGCCCTTTTTGATCTAATCGCCCCCATAACGCCTGGCCACGGGGCGCAGGCATAATGCCGCCTATTTCCAAGAACGCTCGAAGAGGGAACTGCAGTGAAAAAATTGATCGGTGCCTCGCTGTTGGCGGCAGGCTTGAGCCTGACCGGCCTGGCCCAGGCCGCACCCAGCCTGCTCAACGTCTCGTATGATGTGATGCGCGACTTCTACAAGGACTACAACAGTGCGTTCCAGAAGCATTGGCAAGCCGAACACAACGAAGCCATCACCGTGCAGATGTCTTTCGGTGGTTCGAGCAAGCAGGCGCGTTCGGTCATCGACGGCCTGCCGGCAGACGTCATCAC contains:
- a CDS encoding ion transporter, whose protein sequence is MTTLRDRLYVVVFQSDTPAGRRFDKTLLLIILASLLVVIIDSVETVHSQYADLFAWIEWGFTFIFAVEYLLRLYCSPKPLRYAFSFYGLIDLLAIVPGILAIYYSDAQYLMIVRVVRMLRIFRVLKLSPYLKQANYLLAALRGSKQKIIVFLVSVTTLVTVFGTLMYVVEGPQNGFANIPTGIYWAIVTLTTVGYGDIVPITPIGQVLSAMVMITGYSIIAVPTGIFTAELANAMRSEGLQHECGVCHKSSHEQTASFCSQCGNALFKKAL